One Brachybacterium kimchii genomic window carries:
- the nucS gene encoding endonuclease NucS: MRLVVAQCSVDYTGRLTAHLPLATRLLIVKADGSVLVHSDGGSYKPLNWMSPPCQLKVVDRADVEDAADDPAPLPGEDWVQQWDVVHAKTGDRLRVRLHEILEDTSVELGVDPGLQKDGVEAHLQALLAQNIETLGTDWSLVRREYPTAIGPVDILARDADGATVAIEIKRRGEIDGVEQLTRYLDLLNRDPLLAPVRGMFAAQAIKPQAKVLAHDRGIDCVTLDYDALRGIDDAESRLF; the protein is encoded by the coding sequence GTGCGTCTCGTCGTTGCTCAGTGCTCGGTCGACTACACCGGTCGGCTCACCGCCCATCTGCCCCTGGCCACCCGCCTGCTCATCGTCAAGGCCGACGGCAGCGTGCTCGTCCACTCCGACGGCGGCAGCTACAAGCCGCTGAACTGGATGAGTCCGCCGTGTCAGCTGAAGGTCGTCGACCGGGCCGATGTCGAGGACGCGGCGGATGACCCCGCTCCCCTGCCCGGGGAGGACTGGGTGCAGCAGTGGGATGTGGTCCATGCGAAGACCGGAGACCGCCTCCGCGTGCGCCTGCACGAGATCCTCGAGGACACCAGCGTCGAGCTCGGCGTCGATCCGGGCCTGCAGAAGGACGGCGTCGAGGCGCATCTGCAGGCGCTGCTCGCCCAGAACATCGAGACCCTCGGGACCGACTGGTCGCTCGTGCGCCGGGAGTACCCGACCGCCATCGGACCGGTCGACATCCTGGCCCGCGACGCCGACGGCGCGACCGTCGCCATCGAGATCAAGCGGCGCGGCGAGATCGACGGCGTCGAGCAGCTCACCCGCTACCTCGACCTGCTCAACCGCGATCCGCTGCTCGCGCCGGTGCGCGGCATGTTCGCCGCCCAGGCCATCAAGCCCCAGGCCAAGGTCCTCGCCCACGACCGCGGCATCGACTGCGTGACCCTGGACTACGACGCCCTGCGCGGCATCGACGACGCCGAGAGCCGCCTCTTCTGA
- a CDS encoding twin-arginine translocation signal domain-containing protein has protein sequence MSAWNRRGFLGGVGVLAVGGLLAACGSDDSTPPAVPTGPEAEGPTPAVTSDQMASYLKAVHAAVEKADDDLDAKALAPRVIGSAASFRKDTYSILTKNKDWIAKNAEDFRASALDRPGEKAVVPITSTTSDFPRTAIALVEADGDDDAAPYFMILQQKDAHSPYATWGWAQQAVGVDMPTVPSAKVGSEAVDGKADDLLMTPADAMTLYSEVLAWGGGKDSKKQLASDPFTTRTHKDIQEERKQLNEGVEKDEVGTIREIYTPVKDEIAGLRTEDGGAIVLGTMTSKRTLKVTDGSKVSYGKDNIFTTIIGSRTFTKEYVREYGTTVALYIPPKGSDAKVQPIGATRAVIGASGE, from the coding sequence ATGAGCGCGTGGAACAGGCGCGGGTTCCTGGGCGGCGTCGGCGTGCTCGCCGTCGGCGGCCTGCTGGCGGCCTGCGGGTCCGACGACTCGACCCCGCCCGCGGTGCCCACGGGACCCGAGGCCGAGGGTCCGACCCCCGCGGTGACCAGCGATCAGATGGCCTCCTACCTCAAGGCGGTGCACGCCGCGGTGGAGAAGGCGGACGACGACCTCGACGCGAAGGCCCTCGCGCCCCGCGTGATCGGCTCGGCCGCCTCCTTCCGCAAGGACACCTACTCGATCCTGACGAAGAACAAGGACTGGATCGCGAAGAACGCCGAGGACTTCCGCGCCAGCGCCCTCGACCGGCCCGGCGAGAAGGCCGTCGTGCCGATCACCTCGACCACTTCGGACTTCCCGCGCACCGCCATCGCTCTCGTCGAGGCCGACGGTGATGACGACGCCGCCCCGTACTTCATGATCCTGCAGCAGAAGGACGCGCACTCCCCGTACGCGACCTGGGGCTGGGCGCAGCAGGCCGTGGGCGTGGACATGCCGACGGTGCCCTCGGCGAAGGTGGGCAGCGAGGCGGTCGACGGCAAGGCCGACGACCTGCTGATGACCCCTGCCGACGCCATGACCCTCTACTCCGAGGTGCTCGCCTGGGGCGGCGGCAAGGACTCGAAGAAGCAGCTCGCGAGCGATCCCTTCACCACCCGGACCCACAAGGACATCCAGGAGGAGCGCAAGCAGCTCAACGAGGGCGTCGAGAAGGACGAGGTGGGGACGATCCGCGAGATCTACACGCCCGTGAAGGACGAGATCGCCGGCCTGCGCACGGAGGACGGCGGCGCGATCGTGCTGGGCACCATGACCTCGAAGCGCACCCTGAAGGTCACCGACGGCTCGAAGGTCAGCTACGGCAAGGACAACATCTTCACCACGATCATCGGCAGCCGCACCTTCACCAAGGAGTACGTGCGCGAGTACGGCACGACCGTCGCCCTCTACATCCCCCCGAAGGGGTCCGACGCGAAGGTCCAGCCCATCGGGGCGACGCGCGCCGTGATCGGCGCCAGCGGCGAGTGA
- a CDS encoding co-chaperone YbbN, which translates to MTDPYGVIDLASLKKPEGSEGAGTVGEHEVTVDEANLEQMIQDSASVATLLLVTSSRVPGIDELLGALRSGVDAKGGALRLAVVDADTQPRVAGALRVQQLPTLMLLLQGQLQPIAESMVPADQIPGLLDQIVQVAQQTGLDVSGAGDGQGADGAGADDADGGAPAQPELPPLLQTAYDAIEAGDLSGAQTAFEEHLNQNPADAEAKAGLATVHLMERTRDAQLDAARQAAADAPQDLDAQLLVADLDMLGGHVDDAFGRLLDLLRGADQDTKDRVRARLLDLFEVAGPEDPRVGPARKRLANLLF; encoded by the coding sequence ATGACCGATCCCTACGGCGTCATCGACCTCGCATCGCTCAAGAAGCCCGAGGGCTCCGAGGGGGCGGGGACCGTCGGCGAGCACGAGGTGACCGTCGACGAGGCGAACCTCGAGCAGATGATCCAGGACTCCGCGAGCGTCGCGACGCTCCTGCTGGTCACGAGCTCGCGCGTCCCCGGCATCGACGAGCTGCTGGGCGCGCTGCGCTCGGGCGTCGACGCGAAGGGCGGCGCGCTGCGGCTCGCCGTCGTCGACGCGGACACCCAGCCGCGCGTGGCGGGCGCCCTGCGTGTGCAGCAGCTGCCCACCCTCATGCTGCTCCTCCAGGGGCAGCTGCAGCCGATCGCCGAGTCCATGGTCCCCGCCGACCAGATCCCCGGACTGCTCGACCAGATCGTGCAGGTCGCGCAGCAGACCGGTCTGGACGTGAGCGGTGCGGGCGACGGGCAGGGGGCCGACGGCGCCGGCGCGGACGACGCGGACGGCGGGGCCCCTGCGCAGCCCGAGCTGCCGCCCCTGCTGCAGACCGCCTACGACGCGATCGAGGCGGGCGATCTCTCCGGCGCGCAGACCGCCTTCGAGGAGCACCTGAACCAGAACCCGGCCGACGCCGAGGCGAAGGCGGGCCTGGCGACCGTGCACCTCATGGAGCGCACCCGGGACGCCCAGCTCGACGCCGCCCGCCAGGCAGCGGCCGACGCGCCGCAGGACCTCGACGCGCAGCTGCTCGTCGCCGACCTCGACATGCTCGGCGGCCACGTCGACGACGCCTTCGGCCGTCTGCTCGACCTGCTGCGCGGCGCCGACCAGGACACCAAGGACCGCGTGCGCGCGCGCCTGCTCGACCTCTTCGAGGTCGCCGGCCCCGAGGACCCGCGCGTCGGACCCGCCCGCAAGCGCCTGGCGAACCTGCTCTTCTGA
- the glgB gene encoding 1,4-alpha-glucan branching protein GlgB: protein MPVGTHELGAAATGSYHDPHSVLGVHSYDGGVTVRTLKPLAHEVSLVLPDGTVHPMRHEYDGIWVVAVPRAHLDSYRIRVQWAPEGGSVELEEPYRFLPTLGELDLHLLREGRHEELWQVLGAHVREVDGVPGTSFAVWAPNARAVQVVGDFNGWDGRGHALRSLGSAGVWEIFVPGVGDGAVFKFRILDATSQWRDKADPMARRTEVPPATGSIVTTSDYEWSDDAWLAARAQHDALAAPMSVYEVHLGSWKPGLGYRELATELVEYVQAMGFTHVEFMPVAEHPFGGSWGYQVTGYYAPTSRWGTPDDLRALIDALHAAGIGVIMDWVPAHFPKDEWALARFDGTPLYEHADPRRGEHPDWGTLIFDTGRSEVRNFLVANACYWLEEFHVDGLRVDAVASMLYLDYSRDDGEWVPNREGGREDLESIAFLQEANATAYKRAPGIVMIAEESTSFPGVTRPTDAGGLGFGFKWNMGWMHDTLEYVGEDPINRQYHHGELTFSMVYQYSENFVLPISHDEVVHGKKPLLRKAPGDDWQQAATLRAYLALQWTHPGKQLLFMGSEFGQSSEWNESTGLDWWLLEFDMHRGIQRYVRDLNALLREHPALSELDQDPDGFEWLLADDASHDTIAFLRRDRAGRELVVVLNFSPEPWHEHRIPMPSGGSWSEVLNSDAPVYGGGGVGNLGRVDVEQVPAGGRSHSVRLSVPPLGALVLRPDGRG, encoded by the coding sequence ATGCCCGTGGGCACCCACGAGCTGGGGGCCGCGGCGACCGGCAGCTACCACGACCCGCACTCGGTGCTGGGCGTGCACTCCTACGACGGCGGCGTCACCGTGCGCACCCTCAAGCCCCTCGCACACGAGGTCTCGCTCGTCCTCCCCGACGGCACCGTCCATCCCATGCGCCACGAGTACGACGGCATCTGGGTGGTCGCGGTGCCCCGCGCGCACCTGGACTCCTACCGGATCCGCGTGCAGTGGGCGCCCGAGGGCGGGAGCGTCGAGCTCGAGGAGCCCTATCGCTTCCTGCCCACGCTCGGCGAGCTCGACCTGCACCTCCTCCGCGAGGGACGCCACGAGGAGCTGTGGCAGGTGCTCGGAGCGCATGTGCGCGAGGTCGACGGCGTGCCCGGCACCTCCTTCGCCGTCTGGGCGCCGAACGCCCGCGCCGTCCAGGTCGTCGGCGACTTCAACGGCTGGGACGGCCGCGGGCACGCCCTGCGCTCCCTGGGCTCCGCAGGGGTGTGGGAGATCTTCGTGCCCGGCGTCGGCGACGGGGCGGTGTTCAAGTTCCGCATCCTCGACGCGACCTCGCAGTGGCGCGACAAGGCCGACCCGATGGCGCGGCGCACCGAGGTGCCGCCGGCGACCGGCTCGATCGTCACCACGAGCGACTACGAGTGGTCCGACGACGCGTGGCTCGCCGCGCGCGCCCAGCACGACGCGCTGGCCGCCCCGATGTCGGTCTACGAGGTCCACCTGGGCAGCTGGAAGCCGGGGCTCGGCTACCGCGAGCTCGCCACCGAGCTCGTCGAGTACGTGCAGGCCATGGGGTTCACGCACGTCGAGTTCATGCCCGTGGCCGAGCATCCCTTCGGCGGCTCCTGGGGGTACCAGGTCACCGGCTACTACGCGCCGACGTCGCGCTGGGGCACGCCCGACGATCTGCGAGCGCTGATCGACGCCCTGCACGCGGCCGGCATCGGCGTGATCATGGACTGGGTGCCCGCCCACTTCCCGAAGGACGAGTGGGCGCTCGCGCGCTTCGACGGCACCCCGCTGTACGAGCACGCGGACCCCCGACGTGGCGAGCACCCCGACTGGGGCACGCTGATCTTCGACACCGGCCGCAGCGAGGTGCGCAACTTCCTGGTCGCCAACGCCTGCTACTGGCTCGAGGAGTTCCATGTCGACGGCCTGCGCGTGGACGCCGTCGCCTCGATGCTCTACCTGGACTACTCGCGGGACGACGGCGAATGGGTGCCCAACCGCGAGGGCGGCCGGGAGGACCTCGAGTCCATCGCCTTCCTCCAGGAGGCGAACGCCACCGCCTACAAGCGAGCGCCCGGCATCGTCATGATCGCCGAGGAGTCCACGTCCTTCCCCGGCGTCACCCGTCCCACGGACGCGGGAGGCCTGGGCTTCGGCTTCAAGTGGAACATGGGGTGGATGCACGACACCCTCGAGTACGTCGGCGAGGACCCGATCAACCGCCAGTACCACCACGGCGAGCTGACGTTCTCGATGGTCTACCAGTACTCCGAGAACTTCGTGCTGCCGATCTCCCACGACGAGGTCGTCCACGGCAAGAAGCCCCTGCTGCGCAAGGCCCCGGGCGACGACTGGCAGCAGGCGGCGACGCTGCGCGCCTACCTCGCCCTGCAGTGGACCCATCCGGGCAAGCAGCTGCTGTTCATGGGCAGCGAGTTCGGGCAGTCCTCGGAGTGGAACGAGTCGACGGGCCTGGACTGGTGGCTGCTCGAGTTCGACATGCACCGGGGCATCCAGCGCTACGTCCGGGACCTCAACGCCCTGCTGCGCGAGCACCCTGCGCTCTCCGAGCTCGACCAGGACCCCGACGGCTTCGAATGGCTGCTGGCCGACGACGCCTCCCACGACACCATCGCGTTCCTGCGCCGCGACCGCGCCGGCCGCGAGCTCGTGGTGGTCCTGAACTTCTCGCCCGAGCCCTGGCACGAGCACCGCATCCCCATGCCCTCGGGCGGGTCCTGGAGCGAGGTCCTGAACTCCGACGCGCCGGTGTACGGCGGCGGCGGGGTCGGGAACCTGGGCCGCGTGGACGTGGAGCAGGTCCCCGCCGGCGGACGCTCACACTCCGTGCGGCTCTCGGTGCCGCCGCTCGGGGCCCTGGTGCTCCGCCCCGACGGCCGCGGCTGA
- a CDS encoding alpha-1,4-glucan--maltose-1-phosphate maltosyltransferase, whose amino-acid sequence MASLPPSSAAAQPTGLDAGIGRIPVMAAGPVVDADRFPASCAEGESVRITANAFREGHDAMGVQVVLRDPEGNATRQSLVSTNPGLDLWETRIRPRVTGHWQFTIEAFGDVYATWAHVAEVKIPAEIDVDLVIAEGAEVLGRVLAEIESGERPASDGPVVRAAIDALRNHALSPSARVAPALAADLRAILAARPLREGVTSDGPHELVVHRRLALFGSWYEFFPRSIGARFSAEDGGWRSGTLRSAAGELDRVAAMGFDVAYLTPVHPIGETFRKGRNNTLDPRPGDPGSPYAIGGAEGGHDAIHPDLGTMEDFEAFVGRAHDLGLEVALDVALQCSPDHPWVKEHPEWFVVRPDGTIAYAENPPKKYQDIYPLSFDTDYEGLYAAIRDVLEGWVERGVTLFRIDNPHTKPVRFWQELLAEFDEKHPEVIFLAEAFTRPTMMHTLGKVGFHQSYTYFTWRHTPEELEEYLLELVDSAPYMTPSFWPTTHDILTPFMSQGGRPAFRLRAILAATLVPTWGVYSGYELVEDVPRPGAEEQIDNEKYEYRPRDFAGALQRGQSLEPLLTQLNLIRREHPALQTLTEIVFHEADDPQVVVFSKHLPGSQTDSGRADTVIVVSLTRYDEGTGSTIHLDTGALDVEGSFEVEDLLTGERFTWDENPFVILSPTDRPAHVLRVVRSEE is encoded by the coding sequence ATGGCTTCCCTCCCCCCGTCCTCCGCCGCCGCGCAGCCGACGGGCCTCGACGCGGGCATCGGCCGGATCCCGGTGATGGCCGCCGGCCCCGTGGTGGACGCCGACCGCTTCCCCGCCTCGTGCGCCGAGGGCGAGAGCGTCCGCATCACCGCGAACGCCTTCCGCGAGGGGCACGACGCGATGGGCGTGCAGGTGGTCCTGCGCGATCCGGAGGGGAACGCCACCCGGCAGTCCCTGGTCAGCACGAACCCCGGGCTCGATCTCTGGGAGACCCGCATCCGCCCCCGGGTGACCGGGCACTGGCAGTTCACGATCGAGGCCTTCGGCGACGTGTATGCGACGTGGGCGCACGTCGCCGAGGTGAAGATCCCCGCCGAGATCGACGTCGACCTCGTCATCGCCGAGGGCGCCGAGGTGCTGGGGCGCGTGCTCGCCGAGATCGAGTCTGGCGAGCGCCCCGCCTCCGACGGTCCCGTCGTCCGCGCCGCGATCGACGCCCTGCGCAACCACGCTCTCTCCCCGTCAGCCCGGGTCGCCCCGGCGCTCGCCGCCGACCTCCGGGCGATCCTCGCCGCGCGGCCGCTGCGCGAGGGCGTGACGTCCGACGGCCCGCACGAGCTCGTCGTCCACCGGCGCCTCGCGCTCTTCGGCTCCTGGTACGAGTTCTTCCCGCGCTCGATCGGCGCGCGCTTCAGCGCGGAGGACGGCGGCTGGAGGAGCGGCACCCTGCGCAGCGCGGCCGGAGAGCTGGACCGGGTGGCCGCGATGGGCTTCGACGTCGCCTACCTGACGCCGGTCCATCCGATCGGCGAGACCTTCCGCAAGGGCCGCAACAACACCCTGGACCCCCGGCCCGGGGACCCCGGGTCGCCCTACGCGATCGGCGGGGCCGAGGGCGGGCACGACGCGATCCACCCCGACCTGGGGACGATGGAGGACTTCGAGGCGTTCGTGGGCCGCGCCCACGATCTCGGTCTCGAGGTCGCCCTCGACGTGGCGCTGCAGTGCTCCCCCGACCACCCGTGGGTGAAGGAGCATCCGGAGTGGTTCGTGGTGCGGCCCGACGGCACCATCGCCTACGCGGAGAACCCGCCCAAGAAGTACCAGGACATCTACCCGCTGAGCTTCGACACCGACTACGAGGGGCTGTACGCGGCGATCCGCGACGTCCTCGAGGGCTGGGTCGAGCGCGGCGTCACGCTGTTCCGCATCGACAACCCGCACACCAAGCCCGTGCGCTTCTGGCAGGAGCTGCTCGCCGAGTTCGACGAGAAGCACCCCGAGGTCATCTTCCTCGCCGAGGCCTTCACCCGGCCCACGATGATGCACACGCTCGGCAAGGTCGGATTCCACCAGTCCTACACGTACTTCACGTGGCGCCACACCCCGGAGGAGCTCGAGGAGTACCTGCTCGAGCTCGTAGACTCGGCGCCCTATATGACGCCGAGCTTCTGGCCGACGACCCACGACATCCTCACGCCCTTCATGTCCCAGGGCGGCCGCCCCGCGTTCCGCCTGCGCGCGATCCTCGCCGCGACCCTCGTGCCCACCTGGGGCGTCTACTCGGGGTACGAGCTCGTCGAGGACGTGCCGCGACCCGGCGCCGAGGAGCAGATCGACAACGAGAAGTACGAGTACCGGCCCCGTGACTTCGCCGGCGCCCTGCAGCGCGGTCAGAGCCTCGAGCCGCTGCTCACGCAGCTCAACCTGATCCGGCGCGAGCACCCCGCGCTGCAGACGCTCACCGAGATCGTCTTCCACGAGGCGGACGACCCCCAGGTGGTCGTCTTCTCCAAGCACCTGCCGGGCTCGCAGACCGATTCCGGCCGCGCCGACACCGTCATCGTGGTGTCCCTGACCCGGTACGACGAGGGCACGGGCTCCACCATCCACCTGGACACCGGGGCCCTCGACGTCGAGGGGAGCTTCGAGGTCGAGGACCTGCTGACCGGCGAGCGCTTCACATGGGACGAGAACCCCTTCGTGATCCTCTCGCCCACCGACCGCCCCGCGCACGTGCTGCGCGTGGTCCGCAGCGAGGAGTGA
- the glgX gene encoding glycogen debranching protein GlgX has protein sequence MPHPPITDPGGAGAVRAPRRAPSSPTRPGLQVDPSGRGTFAVAAPRAERIELCVRRDLGGGRFREERTPLRHVDGGLHWDEVEAMVPGTLYGLRAHGPWDPERGAWFNPAKLLVDPRARAVSHASPLASGMFPHEVDAMLDPISPLRRSEDDDADVAVWSVVAGAPEPMAAGGAGSSAAPPRTPWPDTVVCELHVKGFTQLHPDVPPELRGTYAGLAHPAVTSYLSGLGVTAVELLPIHAAMDEPHLTRRGLTNYWGYSTLSYLAPNPAYASAAARHEGPLAVLEEVRAMIRALHAAGLEVILDVVFNHTAEGGSGGPSLSLRGLDASEHYWMDGGAFVDVTGTGATLDPRSPAVVDLVLESLRHWVLDMGVDGFRFDLAATLGRDSGGFRPDHALLRAITLDPVLRDAKLIAEPWDVGGGGWQTGAFPAPFAEWNDAFRDDLRSFWLTDRAAREREGEVGGSGVRDLASRLAGSRDVMAARDPGDLPAGRSLRAPWASVNYVTAHDGFTLQDLVSFDERHNEANGEAGRDGTADNRSWNHGHEGPPPADGPGAAALEARRERTARALLSSLLLAAGTPMLTAGDEFGRTQRGNNNAYCQDNEISWVDWSLAAQRPGRIEAVRALLAIRARFPQLRSARYLRPLDPSRPGPGQAGWYDEHGEGMDHEPWQDPGRHVLQMLLPGGTCKTDGIDGADGADHLLVILSADEVDLEVTLPREPWLDGAVRVLFDSASEDPAALLAAGDDGRVREGRTHVRAASVLVLAIAGDGHPDERLS, from the coding sequence ATGCCCCATCCCCCGATCACCGATCCCGGCGGTGCCGGCGCCGTCCGCGCACCGCGCCGCGCGCCGTCCTCGCCCACGCGCCCCGGCCTGCAGGTCGACCCGTCCGGACGCGGGACCTTCGCCGTGGCGGCGCCGCGCGCCGAGAGGATCGAGCTGTGCGTGCGCCGCGACCTCGGCGGCGGACGCTTCCGCGAGGAGCGCACGCCGCTGCGGCACGTCGACGGCGGCCTGCACTGGGACGAGGTCGAGGCGATGGTGCCCGGCACCCTGTACGGCCTGCGCGCGCACGGCCCGTGGGATCCCGAGCGCGGCGCCTGGTTCAACCCCGCGAAGCTGCTCGTGGACCCGCGCGCCCGCGCCGTCTCGCACGCCTCCCCGCTCGCCTCCGGGATGTTCCCCCACGAGGTCGACGCGATGCTCGACCCGATCTCGCCCCTGCGCCGCAGCGAGGACGACGACGCCGACGTGGCCGTGTGGTCCGTCGTCGCGGGCGCCCCGGAGCCGATGGCCGCCGGTGGCGCCGGCTCGTCGGCCGCCCCGCCCCGCACACCCTGGCCGGACACGGTCGTCTGCGAGCTGCACGTCAAAGGGTTCACCCAGCTGCACCCCGACGTCCCGCCCGAGCTGCGCGGCACGTACGCGGGCCTCGCGCATCCCGCCGTCACCTCGTACCTGAGCGGCCTGGGCGTCACCGCGGTGGAGCTGCTGCCGATCCACGCGGCCATGGACGAACCGCACCTCACGCGCCGCGGGCTCACCAACTACTGGGGCTACTCGACGCTCTCCTATCTGGCGCCGAACCCCGCCTACGCGAGCGCCGCCGCCCGCCACGAGGGGCCGCTCGCCGTGCTCGAGGAGGTGCGCGCGATGATCCGCGCTCTCCACGCCGCGGGCCTCGAGGTCATCCTCGACGTCGTCTTCAACCACACCGCCGAGGGCGGCTCCGGCGGGCCCTCGCTGAGCCTGCGCGGGCTCGATGCGAGCGAGCACTACTGGATGGACGGCGGCGCCTTCGTGGACGTCACCGGCACCGGGGCGACACTCGACCCGCGCTCCCCCGCCGTCGTCGACCTGGTGCTCGAGTCCCTGCGGCACTGGGTCCTCGACATGGGGGTCGACGGCTTCCGCTTCGACCTCGCGGCGACGCTGGGGCGCGACTCCGGCGGCTTCCGGCCCGACCACGCCCTGCTGCGGGCGATCACCCTGGATCCCGTGCTGCGCGACGCCAAGCTCATCGCCGAGCCCTGGGACGTGGGAGGAGGCGGCTGGCAGACCGGCGCCTTCCCCGCCCCCTTCGCCGAATGGAACGACGCCTTCCGCGACGACCTGCGGTCCTTCTGGCTCACGGACAGGGCTGCGCGTGAGCGGGAGGGCGAGGTCGGCGGCAGCGGCGTGCGCGACCTCGCGAGCCGGCTCGCCGGCTCCCGCGACGTGATGGCCGCACGGGACCCCGGGGACCTGCCCGCGGGCCGCAGCCTGCGCGCCCCCTGGGCCTCGGTCAACTACGTCACCGCGCACGACGGCTTCACCCTCCAGGACCTCGTGAGCTTCGACGAGCGGCACAACGAGGCCAACGGCGAGGCCGGACGCGACGGCACCGCCGACAACCGCTCGTGGAACCACGGTCACGAGGGCCCGCCGCCCGCCGACGGCCCCGGCGCAGCGGCCCTCGAGGCGCGTCGTGAGCGCACGGCGCGCGCACTGCTGTCGAGCCTGCTGCTGGCCGCGGGGACGCCCATGCTCACCGCCGGCGACGAGTTCGGCCGCACCCAGCGCGGCAACAACAACGCCTACTGCCAGGACAACGAGATCTCCTGGGTCGACTGGTCGCTGGCCGCGCAGCGCCCGGGGCGGATCGAGGCGGTGCGCGCGCTGCTCGCGATCCGCGCCCGCTTCCCGCAGCTGCGCTCGGCCCGCTACCTGCGCCCGCTGGACCCGAGCCGTCCGGGCCCCGGGCAGGCCGGCTGGTACGACGAGCACGGCGAGGGCATGGACCACGAGCCCTGGCAGGATCCGGGCCGGCACGTGCTGCAGATGCTGCTCCCCGGTGGGACGTGCAAGACCGACGGGATCGACGGTGCCGACGGCGCCGATCATCTGCTGGTGATCCTCTCCGCTGACGAGGTCGATCTCGAGGTCACCCTCCCCCGTGAGCCGTGGCTGGACGGAGCCGTCAGGGTGCTGTTCGACAGCGCGAGCGAGGACCCCGCGGCGCTGCTCGCCGCAGGTGACGACGGACGGGTGCGCGAGGGTCGTACGCACGTGCGCGCGGCCTCCGTCCTGGTCCTCGCGATCGCGGGAGACGGGCATCCCGACGAGCGGCTATCGTGA
- a CDS encoding AAA family ATPase, with protein MTQQPQESPGHPAPGRSGAAFAPAQPAIPPASMERAGSIVRSITQVFQSRVVGQENLRRTLLAALAAGGHVLLESVPGLAKTTAASALASGISGSFSRIQCTPDLMPNDIIGTQIFNYGSGTFTTQLGPVHANVVLLDEINRSSAKTQSAMLEAMQERQTSIGGEVYPLPEPFMVLATQNPIEEEGTYVLPEAQMDRFLMKEVLTYPRPAEEHEILDRSTSGTLTAPRRAAQTVGLEDIRFLQEMVDQVYVDQSVKRYIIDLVFTTRGSGPRPVANLTQSVRVGASPRGSLALMRVAQANALLHGRDYVTPDDVRAMRYAVLRHRLVLTFDALAGGVTPAQIIDAVFHAVPMP; from the coding sequence ATGACCCAGCAGCCTCAGGAATCCCCCGGGCATCCCGCCCCCGGCCGCTCGGGCGCCGCCTTCGCCCCTGCACAGCCCGCGATCCCTCCGGCGAGCATGGAGCGTGCGGGGAGCATCGTCCGCAGCATCACCCAGGTGTTCCAGTCGCGCGTGGTGGGCCAGGAGAACCTGCGCCGCACCCTGCTGGCGGCGCTCGCCGCGGGCGGCCACGTGCTGCTCGAGTCCGTGCCGGGCCTCGCGAAGACGACCGCGGCCTCTGCGCTCGCCTCCGGCATCTCCGGCTCCTTCTCCCGCATCCAGTGCACGCCTGACCTGATGCCGAACGACATCATCGGCACCCAGATCTTCAACTACGGCTCGGGCACCTTCACCACCCAGCTGGGCCCGGTCCACGCGAACGTGGTCCTGCTGGACGAGATCAACCGCTCGAGCGCCAAGACCCAGTCGGCGATGCTCGAGGCGATGCAGGAGCGCCAGACCTCCATCGGCGGCGAGGTCTACCCGCTGCCCGAGCCGTTCATGGTGCTCGCGACCCAGAACCCCATCGAGGAGGAGGGCACGTACGTCCTCCCCGAGGCGCAGATGGACCGCTTCCTCATGAAGGAGGTCCTCACCTACCCGCGCCCCGCCGAGGAGCACGAGATCCTCGACCGCTCCACGAGCGGCACCCTCACCGCGCCCCGCCGGGCGGCGCAGACCGTCGGCCTCGAGGACATCCGGTTCCTCCAGGAGATGGTCGACCAGGTGTACGTGGACCAGAGCGTCAAGCGCTACATCATCGACCTCGTCTTCACGACCCGCGGCTCCGGCCCGCGCCCGGTCGCGAACCTCACCCAGAGCGTCCGGGTGGGGGCGAGCCCCCGCGGCTCCCTCGCGCTGATGCGGGTCGCCCAGGCGAACGCCCTCCTGCACGGCCGCGACTACGTCACCCCGGACGACGTGCGCGCCATGCGCTACGCGGTGCTGCGCCACCGCCTGGTGCTCACCTTCGACGCCCTCGCGGGCGGCGTGACCCCCGCGCAGATCATCGACGCGGTCTTCCACGCCGTGCCGATGCCCTGA